The segment CCATCGCTAATGTTTTTACAAAGACGTTGTCTTCTCAAATATTTACGCTCTTACTATCCAAGCTGCAGGCCGTTCCATGCCCTTAGCTCGTGGGAGAATGTTAGACTAAGTTTAGTTTAGCATAATACATTGTTTATATTAAAGGGTACCTAATTGTATTTATCTAATAGTATCTTTCaattatataatataaataatataatgtGAAACAAACAATTCTCTTGATAAAAGTCATACAATGAAATGTTTTATTGTAAatgaaattttatatatttaggTAATGCCAAGGAGGAAATACTATTTTTAAGGAAAATTCAGAAATCTTCAATCTTATGGGGGCAAAACTATGAATTTGGAGGCCAGAGAATTATAACTTATACAACTATATTTCCCTCCAGCCGATGTGATTTAAAGAAACAGTGCTCTTTTCTAACGTATAGATAGTCAAACTTTCTTTATTTAGATTTTAACTTATTAATGTCGATGAAAATGGCTAGGAAATATTGTTAGAATTAATTGTGGGTTGATAATAGATTATAAATATGCCAAAATGGATTCAACGAATTGTATCTGAGTAGGTGAGGCAAAAAATGTTAAGGAAGTATAAATGATGGATGAAGTAGAAAGTATGAAAAATatggtgtgtatgtgtgtgcatgTGTTTAGTGATCGTCATTAGAAAAGAAGAACCTAAATCAACAAAAAGTACATGCAGTTACATCGTAGTTGCCACCGTTGCAAATCGAATTAGTCAAAAATCTTTTTCAAGACAATCCTCTCACTGAAACACACAATTCATATTTCTCTCCACCCGTTCACCCCCTTCAACGATAAATTTTGTCAAATCATAATGTGTCCTCCGAAATCCTCCAAATCTGTGTACCAATAACCACCATTACCAACGTGCTTCTGTAATACTGCTCGTTTATCTGTCACGCCCCAAACGTAGTTACACCAAAATTTAACTTGTTATAACGCcatccgttatacccaccacTAACCACTATAGTGGTGGGTGCCACATCATCACCACGCTCCCTACCACTAACCATGGGATACCTACCACTAAACACCACTCCatctcatttttttaattaaatttaattcaaaaacacaataaaacatatattttttaattaaatttaattcaaaaacataataaaacatgTTTTTTAAAACTAGTTTTTTATTCAATGAAACAAAGATTACATTAATTTAAAAAcacaacataaaaaaaaacataaaaaacataaaaatgcaaCCACAAACAATTTAAACTAGTTTTTAAACCTTATTTTTAATGACTAAATTTTGGACACTCTCTCAATTGTCGCATTTGACGTGTTTAAATGGTGTGTGTTTCTTGTCTTTATATTGGTGCATGACCACATCAAACGGGTCACAATCGTATACGTTGTTTATAACAAAATTATATATACCATTGAATTCAAGACATTTAACCCTCATATAGTGAAAATTCGAGCATATTTCATCAAGACTACGACTTCGGCAACCCATTAAATCATGGAAAACGTTTCCAACTTTTACCCAAAAATTAGGAGGCGTTACTGGGTCTTCCGAAGCCGCTACCCATGCTTGTGCTAAGTTCTCTTTTTCATTTTCTGACCAGTTCATTCTTTTAGGAGTCATTGGTTTTGAATGAATGCAAAACAAGTATGTGATTGtgtgaaaagaaagaagaaattgTGTCAGTAAAAAGTGTGGTATTTATAGAAGAGGTTTAATATGTTTGAAAGGTATCATTGCTTGTTTGCTATAGCTTAATCATTTTATAATCCCCCCtttattttaaacatatattataTTTGGAATTGATTTTTTTCATAAACTATGTAGCTATCAAAatattcattttcattataattatttataaatttgattaattagttaaataaaaatattattgattagaaagataaaatattataCCATATAATTGATAACTTGGTGATCGAAGAATATTATATGGTTGATGAATGGTAACAAAATCAATTATATATTCCaatgtttttaaatatttaatgagTAGTGATAAGTCcgtgaaattaaatttattgaaGATGCTATAAATATGTCAGATAATTtggaatataaataaacaaaatataaatctTCCTTTATTAGATCTTTACACAAAAGTTACACCATAACAAAACAAAGGTGTCATTGTTTCACAATTATGACAAATTAAAACAAGTCGTATTCCGATGCAATATTCCtcactcaaaacttatttttagGCGATACTAAGGGCAGCTTCTTCTAGCGCTCCAGCACTCCATGCTCCTTTGTATTGGATAGGTTCTTTTGTCTTATCTGtaccaaattgtaaaatatatgGGAAATGTGGTACCTTGTACTTACCACATAATTCCTGAAAAATTGCAATCAATTAGTAACAATACGGATTATTAATATTAGTTTAAAttagaaaatagaagaaaaaaaatGGAGGAATATTACTGGGCAATTCTGACAGTTCACTTCACCAAACTTGACCTTTCCGCACATATTAGCTGAAGCTTTGTCCCATTCAGGTTTAAGGCCTTTAACGGCTCCACACCTATAAGaaaacacatacacatattatatatatacacatattatatatatatatatatatatatatatatatatatatatatatatatatatatatatatatatatatatatatatatatatatatatatatatatatatatatatatataaagtaaaaaGAATAAGTATATGTGGAATAGTAAATTACTGAGGTATAAGGAACTGGACAATCCATTTGTCTTGGCTTTTCATAACCGCCTGATCAAAAGTACAGTCAAACAATTCTTCAGCATGAACGAGATTGAAATTTGAGATGACCgataaaaagaagaaagaaatcaAGATGAACACTTTTGTCGAGCGATCCATGGTGGAATGGAAAACGATGAAATTGTTTTTGACTTtttgtgtttgattttgattGATAGGAACAGGAATACGAGATACGTGTTTTAAATAGTGAAGTCATCTTGTAATTTGCGGAAACATGGACGGATTACTTTTGCTTAGGAATTGATTGGGTCAAATTACTCCTAGATTAATGGTTTTCTTTTAAACTGAGGAGGTTTTACAGGGGAAAAGAATGGTTCATGTTTTTTTGTTAGTTCCTTATAATTTGAGTGTTGGATTCCATTACATTATAAACATGATTAATAAATAAACAGAACATAACAGAACATTTGATTTGATTTAATCTATCTGATGTTTGTATTCTAACATTTATGAAATGTTATTACACTGTAGTAAGTGCTTGAAAGGGGGCCGGCCTCTTTCTTTTAACTTTCAGACCTCACATCACTAGCTTACAACCATCCTCATTCGCACCAGCCATCACTGCCACCTCTCTTCAAACTACTGCCGCCCATTGCATATGTCTTCAACTACGCGAATCAAACTCTGCATCGATTGATGAAGGTGACTGGAATCAAGAGAAAGCATAGATTGTTTCAATCGGTTTTTTTGGGTTTGATTTAGGTCCAGGttaaaatagatttttttttttggccATGGCATGAAAGCAATTCATATATAACATGCACAGTTGCACACTCCCCATCTCATCAGTCTATCAACTCTATTACAGGTATACTCATCGTAGTTGTTATCTCGATCTCGATCTCTATTATATTGAATGATGTTTCTTTTGatttttgttgtttgattttgttatGAATGTCTGCAAATAATCATTTTTAGCGTTATAATTCGATCTTTAGCTTCGGTTCTTTTGATTTTTGATGTTTGATTTTGTTATTAGTGCTTATTATCAAACACTTCCTTGAATTATAGTCCTTAATTTATATGTGACGACGTTTTTGGAGGAAATaaaattaaacacacacacacacatgtatcATGTATGCATGTAAACAATTGTCTTTCAGTTTAGGTAGAACATATGATTACAGACAGACACGAGCGATTAAAGATTTTACAGATTCACAAATCCCCAGTTCCATTTACAGACCTTAATTTTATTTTCCAAACTTTGTCTCTTTAGTTTCACCCCCTAAATATTCGGCAAGTGACTTGACTTTTCTTTGTTTCtacaaatttatcatttttatcaCCAGATCAAGAAAATAGCATGCATGGACTTTAAATTAAACGATAGTATCTTTCTATACAGTAGTGAGAAAAGCGTGCAACCCCTTTTCATGTTATATGCAGCAGACAGGCCTCTCTTTCTCTTTCCTCCCATTCTTATACCTGtttaattttaatgtttttgTCTAAATATCTTGAAACAACTGAGTGTTCTCCTTTGTCAGGTTACGCAACACAACAGTGAGAATCATTATGTAGTGATGTCTTGGTAAGGTCTTTTTGTTGGTATAAGTGGAATCAGTTGATTTCTCGGTTGTGTTTATTGATTCCAAAATACAATTTGATAATCATGGCAGGGCCGGTCCAGACGATGGGCAACCCGGGCGATCGCCCAGGGCCCACGTCTCCAGGGGGCCCAAATTTTTTGCGATATGTAgtgtatatatacaaaaaaattaatacctaaatgattttttgggtctaaagttggttcaaactcaaattagctcaaaagataaacaatttggctTGCTTGTTATTGCTAATTGTACGCATTTATAGTgaaaaataaatgatatttttttgaatCTTTATGATATTTTTCCTTTAAGGGGCCCTTTTTTCCTTTTCGCCCAGGGCCCCATATACGTTTGGACCGGCCCTGAATCATGGGTTTCCATGGTTAAGTCACTACTGAGTTAGTCTCTATGGATTCAAAAATAAAGTGTGAGGACACTTTGTGATAACCTATCCTGTTTTGTGCAATTTACTTGCTTTGAACATTGTCCTTCTATTTTTATAGGATTTTTTTACACTCGCTGcaggttattcttccagagaaGCCCGTTAGTCGTTACACGGATTAGGCATGAAAGTATAAAGGCAATATCTTAATAATTGTGTGTATATACTATACCTGGCTTTGCTTGCTTTCCTATAACTATAAACATCTACAAATCCTAACATCGGACACATGGGATCTTTAAACAGTTAAACTATCTCTTTTGTTGTTGATACTCCCATTCTGAATGAGCTCTCTGCATCATTGGCTCATTGCATTATGTTTGACCTAACAACATGCATTTTTTcactttaaaatatataaaaaatctaTTCTATGGATGTCTTTAACCCAAAAAGTTAATGAAATCTCTACTATTTTTAAGGACTTTATGTTTAGGAACTATTATGTGTGTTTCGAATAATATAAATTTACCATGTGGAGGTGTATTTATTTGTGATTACTTGAGAATCGCTGCAATCCACTAGCATATTTTTGGTTGCCATCAAGATTTTAAGGTGGCAAGAAAGTTATGAAATTTATTTAAAACTTATTCAACATTAATTCAAGATACTAATTGGTCCAAAGTATTGTTATCACAATCCAAATTCTTTCTTCTGTTTTTTTACTTCCTTTTGGCCTTGGGCAATGTTTGGCATACTTAATGCTTTTACACCTCAAGTTTGAATTTGTTAGAGGCGTCGGGTAAGTCTTCGTCTCATcttttctatgttttgtgaatcTTTAAAGAAAAACTGGCACATTTCCATTTTCTAGATATGTTGctattaaatatgttgttatttcttgcattcaaACCATATACAAAAAACAACATTGCTCTTATAGGCTGGGATCTATAACTATTAAAAGCTAAAATGGCAAAATGCTTTGGTTGGTTTGcttattataatattatactaTCATTTTCCCATTATGGCATTAGTGCTtggtcaaagttgaaaaaatatttaatttaataggATAGAGCTTTCAAAGTACATGAACATGGAAAGGTACTTTGATGTAAGTGAAAAGAAAAAGTTTAAATGCAAAAATGACAACGTACTTtgattagggttttcaaaaaaTGACAACGTAGTTTCAATacatctttactatcttataaaagaaatcctaCTATTTCTAAAAAAACagatttaatataataatattatttttttaagacgttcaagttTTTAAACTTAAAGTACAACTaaccatcaataaaataataatatattcttataaatCTACTCTTTAAACTAAAGTTACAATCAGTTTGATTAAGTCAATCTCAGCTCTCTGATTTATAAGATAACTGTGAGATTCAAATATGTAATCCCCAACTTTCATGCCCTTGTATCGGTTCCCTTCCCGTATATCTCCCCTTCTCTTCTGTACAACCTCCTTCAAGCTAAATCGTTGTAACTGTTAAGCTTTCTTTGATGCTAGCCACTGCCATCGATTGAGAAAAAAGGTAAATACTACTTTGTTTGCCTCCATTGTTTCTGGCAACCACGAACTTTAATGTTTTGGTTGACAACCGTCGAACACACAACTTCATATATCTTGTTGAAAACCCTACTCCCCATACTAGAGGAATAATAATCATAAAACATAGGGATGGCTAGAATCAAAAGTCCTCAACCACACCGTTAACCTCTTTCACACATAAATCTCCAATCTTGCATCTATTCTATAATTTTCCAGGCAACAACCTCAAATATCTTTTCTCTCTTCTACTACTTTCCCCCAATTCAAATATTGTGTTTTTTACTCAAAATCTCATAATGTAAGTTGATTATGTTTTAAAggtttatttgtaacttctttGGTCGGTTAATGTTTATGAAGTTTGATTTCTCTGATTTTGTCGTTCTCTCAGATCTCTGTCTCAACAAGAAAAATCCtaagtttttgtttttgtttgatgGTTGATTAGTGGTGAAGATGGCTGGAGATAGGAACATTGGGGTTGGATGATGGGAATACATATGAGGTGACTTTTATGATTAAACTTGTATATGTTACTTCTTATTATTCAAAGGAAAGAACCAATTGAGGTAAGTTTACCACGTTAAAACACACCTTTAGTATGATTGTTGTCTAATCTTTGACTGATAGTGAGATTAGATCTGAATTGTTTTGCCAAGATACAAGTCAAGCTTTCATATGAATTATTTATTCctaaaatttccaaaaaaaaataaaattgggtTGGACATAATGGTACTTTTAAGCTTAACTCATGATATAAAGTTTTAAATATGTATGCCTTTTAGACCATCTTTTTATTTTATAGATGAACCAGTCACTCAATATATTTATTGCTTTTCGGTTGTTTATGTAATACATATTGATattccttattaatttatttcttCATTGATTATAACATTTGTCTTTCATGATTTTAGGTCCAATAAAGAAAGTGAGTAGAGAGCTTGGATTTTGGTTGTATTAGTTATAATATTCTATAATCTTTCACGGATTTTATCTTATAGCATCCTACGggaattttattttgtttaaatGAATCGTTGCTTCATTTACAAGGTTAACTTCAAGGATAGGAGTGCCCATATAATAGTTAGTAGGAAAGAAGTACCCCTTGGGGGCAACCTTGACAAAAGGTATATCAAATGTTCTTTTATTCCACATTCCATGATGATTTTAAGATTGTTTCtcctttttgtccctaaaatgACTTTTCATCAGGTTCTCTAATAGAAACTATTATAACAAGCCCCTGGAAATAGGCATTGCATATATTTTATCAGCCTGACATGGATATATCTCACTTTCTCTCATACACACATGTTTACTATGAAGAATGTTAAAGATGATACTTATgtcatttattgtttttatgtcattttgtagGTTCATATACTCTGCACCCAGAGTGGGAAGAAGTTTTGTATAAAATCTTGGTCACAAGGGCTTAAATTCGAAAATTAAGTAGAAAAGGTTATTATGAAACGAAAAAATTGATTTATGTTATCTTCATGGGTAATACAAATTTAGTTTTTAGATATTCTTGGTGATAACTGGCTAATGTGTTTTCTGATTGCATAGGAGTGAGATTTGGAAACTCTTAGATGTCAAGGGTAGAATTGTCCAAAATGGGAATTAAAAAGAGCTTGGGAGTTGGGATTTTTATGGCCATGAAAAATAAAATCATGGCAGCAAGTttcaaatttaatttatttatggaTGGAGATGTCAAGGGCAGGACAATTTTAAGCTATGGAAAGTACCATCGTTTGTTTATTCTAAcatatttctttcatttttcttctATTACGACATTacactttttatatttttttattaaggcATTCTACTTTAAAAACCCAccaaattataaaattttacttTGGATTAGTCTTGGGACATTGTGATGTGGATTATTGAGTTGTGAATTCTAAAAGATGTTTTGAATCCATTCACTTCAAATTTTAATTAGATGAAACAATTATTTGTTGTTCAAACCCGCATTAAAATCCTATTTTGTTGACCCTAACACTTGATTCTTTTTGCGTTTATAATCATTTTAACAAGTCGATAATCAGTTTAGAAACTTTTTAAAAGCATCCAATTTGAAAACTTCCAAGTCTTAAAGTTTCATGTGGGATACAATGTATATATTACTTAACTTCCTACAAACTAATAGAAAAATTCAACTAAA is part of the Lactuca sativa cultivar Salinas chromosome 7, Lsat_Salinas_v11, whole genome shotgun sequence genome and harbors:
- the LOC128127122 gene encoding protein disulfide-isomerase like 2-2-like; this translates as MDRSTKVFILISFFFLSVISNFNLVHAEELFDCTFDQAVMKSQDKWIVQFLIPQCGAVKGLKPEWDKASANMCGKVKFGEVNCQNCPELCGKYKVPHFPYILQFGTDKTKEPIQYKGAWSAGALEEAALSIA